The Fusarium poae strain DAOMC 252244 chromosome 2, whole genome shotgun sequence nucleotide sequence AATAATAGAAAAAAAGTGACATTGGATCCTATTCAAAATGAATACAAAGTGTAGTATATTTCCTAGCGCCTGTTTGTATTTCCACTAACCTGGTCAAGTCTTTGTATATATCGATACTGGGCTAACCGAGATAGACAAGAAGTTATCAGATTAGGTTAGCGAAGTTCCAGAGGCTCTTTAATacaacaaagaaaagaaccTACTAGCCCGCCAAGACTGAGATAACTTGTCCAGGTAACTGACCCCTCATCACACCGCAAGATaggcaaagaaaaagaacaatACAAAAGGTGTGACTGGGGGATCGTCTCTAGGGTACCTGAATTTGCAACGTGGCTTGCATATGGCGGGTAGAAGAATGGTTCGATAGGTCCTTGTCTTACAAGTCACCCATCCATCACATCCTATTCCTACCCTGAACTTACAGGTTGTTGATTCTTGCTTAGTCGGCTTCCTCATCTCGGCTAACCAACGATTAGTCTATTCATACCCTAACACTGGGGTTAATATCTACAGAACATCAACATGGGCATCTGAACTTTTATTCCCCGGAGGAACTTCCCTCGCTTGCCTCATGCACAGCCTTGTTACACGAGATGTCTATTCTACTATTACACAACATGTTTTTCTCCTGTAGATTTCCTTCTAAACATGTTTtccaagagaaagagagacaTTAGGGTAGTCTGCAAAAGGAATTCAATACAGAGGCTAGATGGTGTCATAAACCAATAGATGCAAAGATCCTATTTACCATGGTGAGGTGGATCTTGTCGTCTCGTGTTTTCTATCAGAGGCCTAGATATCCTTGTGATGATCAAAGTCGCTTACTGGTTGGTGTCGGAATCGCCCCGCTGCTCTGCGCGATGAGATGTCCTTTGGACATGTCATCCTTGTTCAAACAGTCACGGGCCTAGAAGATCGAGAGGGGTGGGGTTGCATATGAcatgattttcttttttggtgAGGCTGTGAGGCTTTGTTATAttgagaaaagagagaagagagtaACTaggtttgtttgttttcCCAGGGTTACTAACTTGAGTTGGCGTTGTACATTCTTGACAGACGCTTTTGTTTCGGATTTTCTGAAACATTATCCCGAGACATCTCTGAGTAGGCAACAAGATTccatctttttctctctgtGTAATGGACGCGCAATGTTTGATGCCCAGCCAGCACAACGCGGCAGTTACCAAGAAAATGACTACATATCAACATAGTATTTCGCAACCTGACCACGTAGAGTGATTTCGATGCTGGTGATCTACTGCATACTTAGCTTGAACGACAAATCACCCCACAGGAGCGGGTAGTCTATGAGGTTCCTACGGGACGAACGTAGTTTTATTCCGGTCCCTACTTGCATGGCATTGAGACATTGTTGGGTAGGGATGAGTCAGTTCGAGACTAGAGATgaatttttttcttttctttcatgACAACGCAGTCTATGTAAACAAACAGTATCTAGGACGACCCCCATCAAGTCTCAATAAACAGTATCGATTAGGTAGGCAGGTCAAGAGGTTACAGTTCGGCTAGTTAAACCTTGTCTACTCCGTATTAATCGTAGTTTGTAAGCGTCGCGGACTATGACGTCGCTCGTTTCAACCCCATGTTCAACGGGTATGTACTATGTATGTACTCACTGTCTTACAGTTCACCACTCTATCGGATTCAAGATATCCATAATACCATGTTCATCAAAACATGTCTCGCCACTTCTTCCTAACCAACACATTGCCAGCGAATATACTACCATGATGCgaaaaaaacaaaaccaGAGCCTGACTGCCAACTGTCACCCAAGTAAAACGCGCTAGACAGCGAACCGCCAGCTTCGTTGTCCACTAGTCTCGCTTAACAATCAATCTCCGCAAACGATTACGACTAGGATCtgttttttttctctccctGTCTCCCTCTCAAAGTCCGCCGCCCGGTTGATAATCAAATcagcttctagaattgaatCTATGATGCCGAAATCGCGGTCAACGGAGCGTCGGTCGAGACTCACACCGACCCATCCGAAACCATGATATACCCTCgactttcttcctcttcctccctctctcttttccctcgcttcttcttcttctttttcttcatctACAAAGCAACTCTGGCATAGAGTTGATTGGTAGCAGCGACAATGAATTCCCAAATATCATCTCCTCCTCCGAGGTTTCCTGATGTGAGGTCTCCTCCTCCAAGAGAGTTTGGTATAAGATCTCCTCCTCCGAGAGACGCTGGTATAAGGTCTCCTCCTCCGAGGTCTATCATGAGGACTCCTCCTCAGATGTCTGCCGGTTTGATGTCTCCTCCACCAAGATCTCCTCCTCCAAGGTCTGGTGTGATGTCTCCTCCGCCACCAAGATCTCCTCAACCACGAAGACCTTCGCAACTTCTTCACCATGGCTCATCCTCCGACCAACGTATCGGCCATCTCATCGCTTACGGCACACTCCCACCCGAACCCGATTCTGAACCACCAATCCTCCAAGAAATCATTCCCGAACCCGAACCTTCCAAGCCAACAAACCCGAGCTCCCGAGCCTTACCCCCAGATCTACTCCGCGGTCTCTTGATGCTTCTCATGGCCATGGACCACATGGGTCTTGCCCTCAACAGCTGGTCCCACGGCACCGGACGAGAGAGCGAGATGGACGGCGTACCAATTAAAGAATGGAACACAAACTTCGCCTACTTTATCCGCACGCTCACGCACCTCTGCGCGCCGGGCTTCACGCTGCTTTTGGGTGTGGGTGTAGTGTATCTTGGACGATCGCGCACGAAGCTAGGCTGGTCCAAGCTACGAATTGCGCAATATTTTGCCGTGCGCACGGGAGTTTTGATCTTGGCGAACTTTGCCATGGGAGTTGTTTTGACGCTGGGCAAGGTGTGGCTCATGAACGTCGTCTTGTTCTCACTCGCCATCGATTACTTCCTTGCGGGTATGCTCTGGTTGGCGATTGACTCAACGGAGCCTCTTCTTGCGAGCGCTATCACTCGTTTCTTCCCCGAGGAGGAATATGATGAGGAGAACGAACCGCTGCTGGAGAGTGCGGTCGTTATCAAGACAAGCCGTGCTGAGCGCATTTCATGGCATGCACATAATGCTCTTCTCGCTGTGCTTGCGCTGGTGACGATCTGGTGGAACATCTGGCTCTCTCCCACCCACGGCCATTGCGAGATCAAGGACCACGCACAGGTCCTCTCTTCCGACAACAGCGCCGGTCCCTCCGATGGCCCTGCTGTATCCCACGATCCCTGGTTCGGCTTCTGGTTCTGGACCACCATTACACCACGC carries:
- a CDS encoding hypothetical protein (TransMembrane:10 (i144-163o183-211i223-245o251-274i318-337o387-407i419-437o482-499i520-543o563-581i)); the encoded protein is MNSQISSPPPRFPDVRSPPPREFGIRSPPPRDAGIRSPPPRSIMRTPPQMSAGLMSPPPRSPPPRSGVMSPPPPRSPQPRRPSQLLHHGSSSDQRIGHLIAYGTLPPEPDSEPPILQEIIPEPEPSKPTNPSSRALPPDLLRGLLMLLMAMDHMGLALNSWSHGTGRESEMDGVPIKEWNTNFAYFIRTLTHLCAPGFTLLLGVGVVYLGRSRTKLGWSKLRIAQYFAVRTGVLILANFAMGVVLTLGKVWLMNVVLFSLAIDYFLAGMLWLAIDSTEPLLASAITRFFPEEEYDEENEPLLESAVVIKTSRAERISWHAHNALLAVLALVTIWWNIWLSPTHGHCEIKDHAQVLSSDNSAGPSDGPAVSHDPWFGFWFWTTITPRVMSVFPPMAWVSFAILGLLYGRIDVAKTWNARISSLCHSVAGLFFFLFFVLTRVAHFGNLSEGCLQTPAHAAHPERNQYLVSVQSFFYIMKYPPDVAFWAFTLAINFFLLAIFRGIPTRVASRLTMLIDLGRAALFFYIVHMFFVFGFGAFFVYMFGYDTGRKKPMNPDATDGIENPFAFLAIWALAMLLLWPVVRWYARFKATKTADSLWRLF